From Xenopus tropicalis strain Nigerian chromosome 3, UCB_Xtro_10.0, whole genome shotgun sequence, the proteins below share one genomic window:
- the LOC100492943 gene encoding proteinase-activated receptor 3 isoform X2: protein MELKSSRMAIWILCSIILVLRDTRAACPKDKGRSLKPNNCSSSILDDVIKDYLQSSVMTLIIPAVYTLVLVLGLPANFIALWVLGFKTKKVPSTFLLINLAAADLLFLLALPFKITYHYFGNNWIFGEKPCGAVTAIFYGNMYASVLFLMAISIDRYIALVHPFSNKRLRGWGSSIGVSVGIWIVVAAGMSAFLIVPQTKTFKTPNITTCHDIWAFCCEFEWYKYYFLGLFTIGFAIPLAVILFCNVPVLVVIAKSREPPRHVIKIITLVLFTFILFFTPSNILLLLHYQKDQWESHNQLYFWYVIALSLSSMNSCTDPLIYYYMSGDFRTLVKATFCSSKGKDISSASTKSSKLYFSSDNKHSKRMDP, encoded by the coding sequence ACAAGGGAAGGTCATTAAAACCTAATAACTGTAGCTCATCTATACTCGACGATGTCATTAAAGATTACTTACAATCTTCTGTTATGACTCTCATAATTCCGGCTGTATACACCTTGGTGTTGGTCTTAGGACTTCCAGCAAATTTCATAGCCCTCTGGGTGCTTGGATTCAAGACCAAGAAGGTGCCGTCTACCTTTCTGCTAATTAACCTGGCCGCTGCTGACTTGCTGTTTCTGTTAGCACTTCCTTTTAAAATAACATATCACTATTTCGGCAACAACTGGATTTTTGGTGAAAAACCCTGTGGGGCTGTCACAGCAATCTTCTATGGCAATATGTATGCTTCTGTATTATTCCTTATGGCCATCAGCATTGACCGCTACATCGCTCTGGTCCATCCTTTTTCAAATAAACGCTTAAGAGGGTGGGGATCTTCAATTGGTGTTTCTGTTGGAATTTGGATTGTGGTGGCAGCGGGAATGTCTGCCTTTCTCATTGTTCCTCaaactaaaacatttaaaacacCAAATATCACCACATGCCATGATATCTGGGCTTTCTGCTGCGAATTTGAATGGTATAAATATTATTTCCTTGGACTTTTTACAATAGGATTTGCCATTCCATTGGCTGTCATTTTGTTCTGTAACGTGCCAGTTCTGGTAGTGATAGCAAAGAGTAGAGAACCTCCTAgacatgtaataaaaataatcacCTTGGTACTTTTCACATTCATCCTCTTCTTCACTCCGAGCAACATTCTGCTTTTGCTTCATTACCAGAAGGACCAATGGGAATCCCACAACCAACTCTATTTTTGGTACGTGATTGCTTTATCCTTGTCCTCTATGAACAGCTGTACTGATCCTCTCATTTACTACTACATGTCAGGAGACTTCCGGACTCTGGTGAAGGCGACATTTTGCAGTAGTAAAGGAAAAGACATTAGTTCTGCGAGTaccaaaagttctaaactttattTCTCTTCAGATAACAAACATTCAAAAAGAATGGATCCTTAG
- the LOC100492943 gene encoding proteinase-activated receptor 3 isoform X1, which yields MELKSSRMAIWILCSIILVLRDTRAACPKGNDNKPNKGRSLKPNNCSSSILDDVIKDYLQSSVMTLIIPAVYTLVLVLGLPANFIALWVLGFKTKKVPSTFLLINLAAADLLFLLALPFKITYHYFGNNWIFGEKPCGAVTAIFYGNMYASVLFLMAISIDRYIALVHPFSNKRLRGWGSSIGVSVGIWIVVAAGMSAFLIVPQTKTFKTPNITTCHDIWAFCCEFEWYKYYFLGLFTIGFAIPLAVILFCNVPVLVVIAKSREPPRHVIKIITLVLFTFILFFTPSNILLLLHYQKDQWESHNQLYFWYVIALSLSSMNSCTDPLIYYYMSGDFRTLVKATFCSSKGKDISSASTKSSKLYFSSDNKHSKRMDP from the coding sequence ACAAGGGAAGGTCATTAAAACCTAATAACTGTAGCTCATCTATACTCGACGATGTCATTAAAGATTACTTACAATCTTCTGTTATGACTCTCATAATTCCGGCTGTATACACCTTGGTGTTGGTCTTAGGACTTCCAGCAAATTTCATAGCCCTCTGGGTGCTTGGATTCAAGACCAAGAAGGTGCCGTCTACCTTTCTGCTAATTAACCTGGCCGCTGCTGACTTGCTGTTTCTGTTAGCACTTCCTTTTAAAATAACATATCACTATTTCGGCAACAACTGGATTTTTGGTGAAAAACCCTGTGGGGCTGTCACAGCAATCTTCTATGGCAATATGTATGCTTCTGTATTATTCCTTATGGCCATCAGCATTGACCGCTACATCGCTCTGGTCCATCCTTTTTCAAATAAACGCTTAAGAGGGTGGGGATCTTCAATTGGTGTTTCTGTTGGAATTTGGATTGTGGTGGCAGCGGGAATGTCTGCCTTTCTCATTGTTCCTCaaactaaaacatttaaaacacCAAATATCACCACATGCCATGATATCTGGGCTTTCTGCTGCGAATTTGAATGGTATAAATATTATTTCCTTGGACTTTTTACAATAGGATTTGCCATTCCATTGGCTGTCATTTTGTTCTGTAACGTGCCAGTTCTGGTAGTGATAGCAAAGAGTAGAGAACCTCCTAgacatgtaataaaaataatcacCTTGGTACTTTTCACATTCATCCTCTTCTTCACTCCGAGCAACATTCTGCTTTTGCTTCATTACCAGAAGGACCAATGGGAATCCCACAACCAACTCTATTTTTGGTACGTGATTGCTTTATCCTTGTCCTCTATGAACAGCTGTACTGATCCTCTCATTTACTACTACATGTCAGGAGACTTCCGGACTCTGGTGAAGGCGACATTTTGCAGTAGTAAAGGAAAAGACATTAGTTCTGCGAGTaccaaaagttctaaactttattTCTCTTCAGATAACAAACATTCAAAAAGAATGGATCCTTAG